One genomic segment of Mycolicibacterium psychrotolerans includes these proteins:
- a CDS encoding alpha/beta hydrolase, with amino-acid sequence MARMPTISRREMLGLGFRAGLATATGVAAVSAMSRATAAGAPPAAAPTYAAGSFPSAARGGAPANWIVARPPGQTAPLRPVILLHGKDSSAQTVMSMGAEQFLADAVRAGLPPFALAAVDGGNGYWHRRASGDDSGAMVLDEFLPLLAEQGLDTSRVGFLGWSMGGYGALLLGTRLGAGRTAAICAVSPALWTSAGAAAPGAFDDAADYEANSVWGLAGLTGIPVRIDCGDDDPFASATRQFIGQLPTPPAGGFSPGGHNAAFWSSQLSSELSWMAPLLTV; translated from the coding sequence ATGGCGCGCATGCCGACGATCAGCCGGCGGGAGATGCTCGGGCTCGGTTTCCGGGCGGGCCTCGCGACCGCAACAGGAGTAGCCGCAGTGTCCGCGATGAGCCGGGCGACAGCCGCGGGGGCGCCACCGGCGGCCGCGCCGACGTATGCCGCGGGATCGTTTCCGTCGGCGGCGCGCGGTGGCGCACCGGCCAACTGGATCGTCGCCCGCCCGCCCGGGCAGACCGCGCCGCTGCGGCCGGTGATCCTGCTGCACGGCAAGGACAGCAGCGCCCAGACAGTGATGTCGATGGGCGCCGAGCAATTCCTCGCCGACGCCGTGCGGGCGGGCCTGCCACCGTTCGCGTTGGCAGCGGTCGACGGCGGCAACGGCTACTGGCACCGGCGCGCGTCGGGTGACGACTCGGGGGCGATGGTGCTCGACGAGTTCCTGCCGCTGCTCGCCGAGCAGGGCCTCGACACGTCGCGCGTCGGATTCCTGGGCTGGTCGATGGGCGGCTACGGCGCCTTGCTGCTGGGCACCCGGCTGGGCGCCGGGCGCACCGCGGCGATCTGTGCCGTGAGTCCTGCTCTGTGGACGTCTGCCGGCGCTGCGGCGCCCGGCGCCTTCGACGACGCGGCGGACTACGAGGCCAACAGCGTCTGGGGCCTCGCCGGCTTGACCGGCATCCCGGTGCGCATCGACTGCGGCGACGACGATCCGTTCGCCTCGGCCACCCGGCAGTTCATCGGCCAACTGCCGACTCCGCCCGCCGGCGGGTTCTCGCCGGGTGGACACAACGCGGCGTTCTGGTCCTCGCAGCTCAGTTCCGAACTGAGCTGGATGGCGCCGTTGCTGACGGTTTAG
- a CDS encoding TetR/AcrR family transcriptional regulator, whose product MRTHGWSGAKPASDEEAVGRILAAAGKAIEDHGADFSISDVARTVGVTRQTVYRYFPSTEALLVAAAVRAVDGFLERLAAHVAGVTDPADAVTEAVATALEWLPREKYIGLLMVPGGAAHVESVTSDVALRFARDMVGRLDVDWAGIGYGDDDLDELAEHLLRVIQSFVIDPGRPPRRGAALRRYLRRWVGGALRT is encoded by the coding sequence GTGCGCACCCACGGCTGGTCTGGAGCCAAACCCGCCTCGGACGAGGAGGCAGTCGGCCGGATCCTTGCTGCGGCGGGCAAGGCCATCGAGGACCACGGCGCCGACTTCTCGATCTCCGACGTGGCCCGAACTGTCGGGGTCACCCGGCAGACGGTGTACCGGTACTTCCCCAGCACCGAGGCGCTGCTGGTGGCCGCGGCAGTGCGTGCCGTCGACGGCTTTCTGGAGCGCCTCGCCGCGCACGTCGCCGGTGTCACCGACCCGGCCGACGCGGTCACCGAAGCGGTTGCCACGGCGCTGGAGTGGCTGCCCCGGGAGAAGTACATCGGCCTGCTGATGGTGCCGGGCGGGGCGGCGCACGTGGAGTCCGTCACCTCCGACGTCGCGCTGCGGTTCGCCCGCGACATGGTCGGACGTCTCGACGTCGACTGGGCCGGCATCGGATACGGAGACGACGACCTCGACGAACTGGCCGAGCATCTGCTGCGGGTGATCCAGTCCTTCGTCATCGATCCCGGGCGGCCACCGCGCCGCGGGGCGGCGCTGCGCCGTTATCTGCGCCGGTGGGTGGGCGGCGCGCTGCGGACTTAA
- the purD gene encoding phosphoribosylamine--glycine ligase: protein MHVLVIGSGAREHALLLALRRDPEVDALSVAPGNAGTSALADQYDVDVTSGDDVVALARRVGADLVVIGPEVPLVLGVADAVRAAGIACFGPTRDAARIEGSKSFAKDVMNAAGVRTATSEIVDNPGHLDAALDRFGPPGGDRAWVVKDDGLAAGKGVVVTDDRIVARAHAASLLEAGHPVLLESFLDGPEVSLFCLVDGETVVPLLPAQDFKRVGDGDTGPNTGGMGAYTPLPWLPADTTDRIVDEIIKPVAAELVRRGSAFSGLLYAGLAITSKGPAVVEFNCRFGDPETQAVLALLDSPLGRLLRAAATGELAAAPAPRWRDGAAVTVVVAAENYPGRPRVGDVIHGADADGVLHAGTARRDDGALVSSGGRVLSVVGTGADLAAARTSAYAILDGIRLPGSHFRTDIGQAAAEGRIGL, encoded by the coding sequence GTGCACGTCCTGGTGATCGGTTCCGGAGCCCGCGAACATGCGCTGCTGCTTGCGCTGCGCCGAGACCCCGAGGTCGACGCGCTCTCGGTGGCGCCCGGCAACGCGGGCACCTCAGCGCTTGCCGACCAGTACGACGTGGATGTGACGTCGGGCGACGACGTCGTCGCGCTGGCACGCCGGGTGGGGGCCGATCTCGTCGTCATCGGGCCGGAAGTGCCGTTGGTGCTCGGCGTCGCGGACGCCGTGCGGGCCGCCGGCATCGCCTGCTTCGGTCCGACGCGCGACGCCGCCCGCATCGAGGGCTCCAAATCCTTCGCCAAGGACGTGATGAACGCCGCCGGGGTGCGGACCGCGACCAGTGAGATCGTGGACAACCCCGGCCATCTCGACGCCGCGCTGGACCGGTTCGGGCCGCCCGGCGGTGACCGGGCCTGGGTCGTCAAGGACGACGGACTTGCGGCGGGCAAGGGCGTCGTGGTCACCGACGACCGCATCGTCGCCCGCGCCCACGCCGCCAGCCTGCTCGAGGCCGGCCACCCAGTGCTGCTCGAGTCCTTCCTCGACGGTCCCGAGGTGTCGCTGTTCTGCCTCGTCGACGGCGAGACGGTGGTGCCGCTGCTACCGGCGCAGGACTTCAAGCGTGTCGGTGACGGCGACACCGGCCCCAACACCGGGGGCATGGGCGCCTACACGCCGCTGCCGTGGTTGCCGGCGGACACGACCGACCGCATCGTGGACGAGATCATCAAACCCGTTGCCGCCGAACTGGTTCGGCGGGGCAGCGCATTCTCCGGCCTGCTCTACGCAGGTCTGGCGATCACCTCGAAGGGTCCGGCCGTCGTCGAATTCAACTGCCGCTTCGGCGATCCGGAGACCCAGGCGGTGCTGGCGCTGCTCGACTCCCCGCTGGGCCGGCTGCTGCGGGCGGCCGCCACCGGCGAGTTGGCCGCCGCGCCGGCGCCGCGCTGGCGTGACGGCGCGGCCGTCACGGTCGTCGTCGCCGCCGAGAACTATCCCGGCCGGCCCCGGGTCGGCGACGTCATTCACGGCGCCGACGCCGACGGCGTCCTGCATGCCGGTACCGCCCGCCGGGACGACGGGGCGCTGGTGTCCTCGGGCGGGCGGGTGCTCTCGGTGGTCGGCACCGGCGCCGACCTGGCGGCGGCACGCACCTCGGCGTACGCCATCCTGGATGGAATCCGGTTGCCCGGCAGTCACTTCCGCACCGACATCGGGCAGGCCGCAGCCGAAGGACGGATCGGCCTCTAA
- a CDS encoding cytochrome P450 has protein sequence MSLPQGSTSPRVASLLPPGYDFTDPDVLLHGIPVTEFAELRRTAPVWWNAQQESVFDDGGYWVISRHADIKAISRDGALWSTNRKGAVMRLPDGVTAEQLELTKALLINHDAPEHTRLRKIVSRLFTPRAIATLGEKLAVSARQIVRAAAETDAGNFVDDIAIGLPLLAIADLIGVPEADRERLFHWTNCIMNTDDPDFDSDPTTANAELMGYAYTMAEERRRCPADDIVTRLVQADLEGQSMSDVEFAFFVILLAVAGNETTRNAMTHGMNAFLENPDQWELFKRERPQTAVDEIIRWATPVHCFQRTANRDVELGGLTIAEGQRVGLFYSSANFDEDVFDRPFEFDILRDPNPHLAFGGNGAHYCIGANLARMEIKLMFDEIASQIPDIAKLAEPQRLRSGWINGVKELRVSYR, from the coding sequence ATGTCTCTGCCCCAGGGCTCCACCTCCCCCCGAGTCGCTTCGCTCCTGCCCCCGGGGTATGACTTCACCGACCCGGACGTACTGCTCCACGGCATCCCGGTGACCGAGTTCGCCGAGCTGCGCAGGACGGCGCCGGTGTGGTGGAACGCGCAGCAGGAGTCGGTCTTCGACGACGGCGGCTACTGGGTGATCTCCCGTCACGCGGACATCAAGGCGATCTCGCGTGACGGTGCCCTGTGGTCGACCAACCGGAAGGGTGCGGTGATGCGACTGCCCGACGGCGTCACCGCCGAGCAGTTGGAGCTGACCAAGGCCCTCCTGATCAACCATGACGCTCCGGAGCACACCCGGCTGCGGAAGATCGTGTCGCGGCTGTTCACCCCGCGGGCCATCGCGACGCTGGGGGAGAAACTGGCTGTCTCGGCGCGGCAGATCGTGCGCGCCGCCGCCGAGACGGACGCCGGCAACTTCGTTGATGACATCGCGATAGGGTTGCCGCTGCTGGCCATCGCCGATCTGATCGGCGTCCCCGAGGCCGACCGCGAGCGGCTGTTCCACTGGACGAACTGCATCATGAACACCGACGACCCGGACTTCGACTCCGATCCCACGACCGCCAACGCCGAGTTGATGGGCTACGCGTACACGATGGCCGAGGAGCGCCGTCGTTGCCCCGCCGACGACATCGTCACCCGGCTGGTGCAGGCCGACCTCGAGGGGCAGTCGATGTCCGATGTGGAGTTCGCGTTCTTCGTCATCCTGCTCGCCGTCGCGGGCAACGAGACCACCCGCAACGCGATGACCCACGGCATGAACGCGTTCCTGGAGAACCCCGACCAGTGGGAGCTGTTCAAGCGCGAGCGGCCGCAGACCGCCGTCGACGAGATCATCCGCTGGGCGACGCCGGTGCACTGCTTCCAGCGCACCGCCAACCGCGACGTCGAGCTCGGCGGCCTGACGATCGCCGAGGGCCAGCGGGTCGGGTTGTTCTACAGTTCCGCCAACTTCGACGAGGACGTGTTCGACCGGCCCTTCGAGTTCGACATCCTGCGCGACCCCAACCCGCATCTGGCGTTCGGCGGCAACGGCGCGCACTACTGCATCGGGGCGAACCTCGCGCGCATGGAGATCAAGTTGATGTTCGACGAGATCGCCAGCCAGATCCCCGACATCGCCAAGTTGGCCGAACCGCAGCGGCTGCGGTCGGGGTGGATCAACGGGGTGAAGGAGCTGCGGGTCTCCTATCGGTAG
- a CDS encoding TetR/AcrR family transcriptional regulator, whose product MSSVTAAVTPKGERRRYALVSAAADLLCEGGFDAVRHRAVARRAGLPLASTTYYFSSLDDLIAKAVEYVGTLETQALQDRVAALSRRRRGAESTADILVDLLVGDSPERVTEQLISRYERLIACARQPGLRDIQRRILKHRTDAVIEVVERCGRSVRAELLTALVCAVDGAVVAALVGDGAGPRATARATLIDVIDVLAPFN is encoded by the coding sequence ATGTCAAGCGTGACGGCAGCAGTCACTCCCAAGGGAGAACGTCGGCGGTATGCGCTGGTCAGCGCCGCTGCCGACCTGCTGTGCGAAGGCGGCTTCGACGCCGTGCGGCACCGCGCCGTGGCCCGCCGCGCCGGACTGCCGCTGGCGTCGACGACCTACTATTTTTCTTCGCTGGACGACCTGATCGCCAAAGCCGTGGAGTACGTCGGAACGCTGGAAACCCAGGCGCTGCAGGACCGGGTGGCCGCTTTGTCGCGGCGCCGGCGCGGCGCCGAGTCGACCGCCGACATCCTCGTCGATTTGCTCGTCGGGGACAGTCCCGAGCGGGTGACCGAACAGTTGATCTCACGCTACGAGCGGCTCATCGCGTGCGCGCGGCAACCGGGCCTGCGCGACATCCAGCGCAGGATCCTCAAGCACCGCACCGATGCCGTCATCGAGGTCGTCGAGCGCTGCGGCCGATCGGTGCGCGCGGAGCTGCTCACCGCGCTGGTGTGCGCGGTCGACGGCGCGGTGGTGGCGGCACTCGTCGGCGACGGCGCCGGACCCCGTGCCACGGCCAGGGCCACGCTGATCGACGTGATCGACGTGCTTGCCCCCTTCAACTAG